One segment of Gadus chalcogrammus isolate NIFS_2021 chromosome 8, NIFS_Gcha_1.0, whole genome shotgun sequence DNA contains the following:
- the LOC130388346 gene encoding G-protein-signaling modulator 2-like isoform X2 yields MEASCLELALEGERLCKVGDYRAGVSFFEAAIQVGTEDLQVLSAIYSQLGNAYFHLHDYGKALEFHHHDLTLTRTVGDLMGEAKASGNLGNTLKVLGRFDEAVICCQRHLDISRDIGDKMGQARALYNFGNVYHAKGKSICWSGAEPGDFPEEVMTALRQAAEYYEANLAIVKELGDRAAQGRTYGNLGNTHYLLGNFRSAVASHEQRLLIAKEFGDRSAERRAYCNLGNAYIFLGEFEVASEHYKRTLQLARQLKDRAVEAQACYSLGNTYTLLQDYERAIDYHLKHLIIAQDLNDRIGEGRACWSLGNAHTALGNHDQAMHFAEKHLEISKETGDRSGELTARMNVSDLQTVLGLSYSTNSSTLSDAKETDLPLNGARPRTGRRHSMENLELMKLTPETKLNGQKWNSDILTKQSKPSLAKASSKLFFVGRLRSKKHKVGGSTTTKVLQDTSNTLDPSQTGPPGPQKRPSPEALGDEGFFDLLSRFQSNRMDDQRCSIQDPGSRLSLSSGPDAPPSRGSSSGSESAAGAAAGRRTSEPAAAAAAAVGGASLPGLRLHQQKGSQAVLSHLMANADNAEPDDNFFDMLVKCQGSRLDDQRCAPPPPPARGPTVPDEDFFSLIMRSQAKRMDEQRVTLPPGGAAARPGAPH; encoded by the exons ATGGAGGCGTCCTGCCTGGAGCTGGCCCTGGAGGGGGAGCGGCTCTGCAAGGTGGGGGACTACCGGGCCGGCGTGTCCTTCTTCGAGGCCGCCATCCAGGTGGGAACGGAGGACCTACAGGTGCTGAGCGCCATCTACAGCCAGCTGGGCAACGCCTACTTCCACCTGCACGACTACGGCAAGGCCCTGGAGTTCCACCACCACGACCTCACGCTGACCAG GACCGTCGGTGACCTGATGGGCGAAGCCAAGGCCAGCGGGAACCTGGGCAACACGTTGAAGGTGCTTGGGCGGTTCGACGAGGCGGTGATCTGCTGCCAGAGGCACCTGGACATCTCCAGGGACATCGGCGACAAG aTGGGCCAGGCGAGGGCCCTGTATAACTTCGGGAACGTGTACCACGCCAAGGGGAAGAGTATCTGCTGGAGCGGGGCGGAGCCGGGGGACTTCCCCGAGGAGGTCATGACGGCGCTGCGGCAAGCGGCGGAGTACTACGA GGCAAACTTGGCCATCGTCAAGGAGCTCGGAGACAGGGCCGCGCAGGGAAGGACGTACGGTAACCTTGGCAACACGCATTACCTCTTGGGGAACTTTCGCAGCGCCGTGGCCTCCCACGAACAG CGCCTCCTCATCGCCAAGGAGTTTGGCGACCGCTCGGCAGAGAGACGGGCGTACTGCAACCTGGGCAACGCCTACATCTTCCTGGGGGAGTTTGAAGTGGCCTCTGAGCACTACAA GAGGACTCTGCAGCTGGCCAGACAGCTGAAGGACCGGGCGGTGGAGGCCCAGGCCTGCTACAGCCTTGGCAACACCTACACGCTTCTGCAGGACTACGAGAGGGCCATCGACTACCACCTCAAACACCTCATCATAGCCCAGGACCTCAACGACAG GATCGGGGAGGGGCGTGCGTGCTGGAGTCTGGGGAACGCCCACACCGCACTGGGCAACCACGACCAGGCCATGCACTTTGCAGAGAAACACCTGGAGATCTCCAAAGAG ACTGGAGACAGGAGTGGAGAGCTGACTGCCCGTATGAACGTGTCTGACCTGCAGACGGTGCTGGGTCTGAGCTACAGCACCAACAGCTCCACGCTGTCGGACGCCAAGGAGACGGACCTCCCTCTGAACG GAGCACGGCCTCGTACGGGGAGGAGACACAGCATGGAGAACCTggagctgatgaagctgacgccagagaccaagctgaac GGTCAGAAGTGGAACAGCGACATCCTGACCAAGCAGTCCAAGCCCAGCCTGGCCAAGGCCTCCTCCAAGCTCTTCTTCGTCGGCCGGCTGCGCAGCAAGAAGCACAAGGTGGgcggctccaccaccaccaaggtCCTCCAGGACACCAGCAACACCCTGGACCCCAGCCAGacgggccccccggggccgcaGAAG CGTCCCAGCCCTGAGGCGCTCGGGGACGAGGGCTTCTTCGACCTGCTCAGCCGCTTCCAGAGCAACCGCATGGACGACCAGCGCTGCTCCATCCAGGACCCGGGCAGCCGCCTCTCGCTGAGCAGCGGGCCGGACGCGCCCCCCAGCAGGGGCTCCTCCTCCGGGTCGGAGTCGGCGGCAGGCGCGGCGGCGGGCCGGAGGACGAGCGagcccgcggcggcggcggcggcggcggtgggaggGGCCAGCCTGCCGGGCCTCAGGCTGCACCAGCAGAAGGGCAGCCAGGCGGTGCTCAGCCACCTGATGGCCAACGCCGACAACGCAGAGCCCGACGACAACTTCTTCGACATGCTCGTCAAGTGCCAG ggCTCCCGTCTGGACGACCAgcgctgcgccccccccccgccgccagcCCGCGGCCCCACCGTGCCCGACGAGGACTTCTTCAGCCTCATCATGCGCTCGCAGGCTAAGCGCATGGACGAGCAGCGCGTCACCCTGCCCCCAGGGGGCGCCGCCGCCCGGCCAGGGGCCCCCCACTGA
- the LOC130388346 gene encoding G-protein-signaling modulator 2-like isoform X1, with amino-acid sequence MDEKGSMLSVQGEDQSFHIRYRMEASCLELALEGERLCKVGDYRAGVSFFEAAIQVGTEDLQVLSAIYSQLGNAYFHLHDYGKALEFHHHDLTLTRTVGDLMGEAKASGNLGNTLKVLGRFDEAVICCQRHLDISRDIGDKMGQARALYNFGNVYHAKGKSICWSGAEPGDFPEEVMTALRQAAEYYEANLAIVKELGDRAAQGRTYGNLGNTHYLLGNFRSAVASHEQRLLIAKEFGDRSAERRAYCNLGNAYIFLGEFEVASEHYKRTLQLARQLKDRAVEAQACYSLGNTYTLLQDYERAIDYHLKHLIIAQDLNDRIGEGRACWSLGNAHTALGNHDQAMHFAEKHLEISKETGDRSGELTARMNVSDLQTVLGLSYSTNSSTLSDAKETDLPLNGARPRTGRRHSMENLELMKLTPETKLNGQKWNSDILTKQSKPSLAKASSKLFFVGRLRSKKHKVGGSTTTKVLQDTSNTLDPSQTGPPGPQKRPSPEALGDEGFFDLLSRFQSNRMDDQRCSIQDPGSRLSLSSGPDAPPSRGSSSGSESAAGAAAGRRTSEPAAAAAAAVGGASLPGLRLHQQKGSQAVLSHLMANADNAEPDDNFFDMLVKCQGSRLDDQRCAPPPPPARGPTVPDEDFFSLIMRSQAKRMDEQRVTLPPGGAAARPGAPH; translated from the exons ATGGATGAAAAAGGCTCTATGCTTAGCGTCCAAGGCGAGGACCAGTCCTTTCATATCCGCTACAG GATGGAGGCGTCCTGCCTGGAGCTGGCCCTGGAGGGGGAGCGGCTCTGCAAGGTGGGGGACTACCGGGCCGGCGTGTCCTTCTTCGAGGCCGCCATCCAGGTGGGAACGGAGGACCTACAGGTGCTGAGCGCCATCTACAGCCAGCTGGGCAACGCCTACTTCCACCTGCACGACTACGGCAAGGCCCTGGAGTTCCACCACCACGACCTCACGCTGACCAG GACCGTCGGTGACCTGATGGGCGAAGCCAAGGCCAGCGGGAACCTGGGCAACACGTTGAAGGTGCTTGGGCGGTTCGACGAGGCGGTGATCTGCTGCCAGAGGCACCTGGACATCTCCAGGGACATCGGCGACAAG aTGGGCCAGGCGAGGGCCCTGTATAACTTCGGGAACGTGTACCACGCCAAGGGGAAGAGTATCTGCTGGAGCGGGGCGGAGCCGGGGGACTTCCCCGAGGAGGTCATGACGGCGCTGCGGCAAGCGGCGGAGTACTACGA GGCAAACTTGGCCATCGTCAAGGAGCTCGGAGACAGGGCCGCGCAGGGAAGGACGTACGGTAACCTTGGCAACACGCATTACCTCTTGGGGAACTTTCGCAGCGCCGTGGCCTCCCACGAACAG CGCCTCCTCATCGCCAAGGAGTTTGGCGACCGCTCGGCAGAGAGACGGGCGTACTGCAACCTGGGCAACGCCTACATCTTCCTGGGGGAGTTTGAAGTGGCCTCTGAGCACTACAA GAGGACTCTGCAGCTGGCCAGACAGCTGAAGGACCGGGCGGTGGAGGCCCAGGCCTGCTACAGCCTTGGCAACACCTACACGCTTCTGCAGGACTACGAGAGGGCCATCGACTACCACCTCAAACACCTCATCATAGCCCAGGACCTCAACGACAG GATCGGGGAGGGGCGTGCGTGCTGGAGTCTGGGGAACGCCCACACCGCACTGGGCAACCACGACCAGGCCATGCACTTTGCAGAGAAACACCTGGAGATCTCCAAAGAG ACTGGAGACAGGAGTGGAGAGCTGACTGCCCGTATGAACGTGTCTGACCTGCAGACGGTGCTGGGTCTGAGCTACAGCACCAACAGCTCCACGCTGTCGGACGCCAAGGAGACGGACCTCCCTCTGAACG GAGCACGGCCTCGTACGGGGAGGAGACACAGCATGGAGAACCTggagctgatgaagctgacgccagagaccaagctgaac GGTCAGAAGTGGAACAGCGACATCCTGACCAAGCAGTCCAAGCCCAGCCTGGCCAAGGCCTCCTCCAAGCTCTTCTTCGTCGGCCGGCTGCGCAGCAAGAAGCACAAGGTGGgcggctccaccaccaccaaggtCCTCCAGGACACCAGCAACACCCTGGACCCCAGCCAGacgggccccccggggccgcaGAAG CGTCCCAGCCCTGAGGCGCTCGGGGACGAGGGCTTCTTCGACCTGCTCAGCCGCTTCCAGAGCAACCGCATGGACGACCAGCGCTGCTCCATCCAGGACCCGGGCAGCCGCCTCTCGCTGAGCAGCGGGCCGGACGCGCCCCCCAGCAGGGGCTCCTCCTCCGGGTCGGAGTCGGCGGCAGGCGCGGCGGCGGGCCGGAGGACGAGCGagcccgcggcggcggcggcggcggcggtgggaggGGCCAGCCTGCCGGGCCTCAGGCTGCACCAGCAGAAGGGCAGCCAGGCGGTGCTCAGCCACCTGATGGCCAACGCCGACAACGCAGAGCCCGACGACAACTTCTTCGACATGCTCGTCAAGTGCCAG ggCTCCCGTCTGGACGACCAgcgctgcgccccccccccgccgccagcCCGCGGCCCCACCGTGCCCGACGAGGACTTCTTCAGCCTCATCATGCGCTCGCAGGCTAAGCGCATGGACGAGCAGCGCGTCACCCTGCCCCCAGGGGGCGCCGCCGCCCGGCCAGGGGCCCCCCACTGA